In Pseudomonas poae, a single genomic region encodes these proteins:
- a CDS encoding 50S ribosomal protein L36 gives MKVRASVKKLCRNCKIIRREGVVRVICSAEPRHKQRQG, from the coding sequence ATGAAAGTTCGTGCATCGGTGAAAAAGCTGTGCCGTAACTGCAAGATTATTCGCCGCGAAGGTGTTGTTCGAGTAATTTGCAGCGCGGAACCGCGTCACAAACAGCGCCAAGGCTGA
- a CDS encoding DNA-directed RNA polymerase subunit alpha — protein MQISVNEFLTPRHIDVQVVSPTRAKITLEPLERGFGHTLGNALRRILLSSMPGCAVVEAEIDGVLHEYSAIEGVQEDVIEILLNLKGLAIKLHGRDEVTLTLSKKGSGVVTAADIQLDHDVEIVNPDHVIANLASNGALNMKLTVARGRGYEPADSRQSDEDESRSIGRLQLDSSFSPVRRIAYVVENARVEQRTNLDKLVIDLETNGTLDPEEAIRRAATILQQQLAAFVDLKGDSEPVVIEQEDEIDPILLRPVDDLELTVRSANCLKAENIYYIGDLIQRTEVELLKTPNLGKKSLTEIKDVLASRGLSLGMRLDNWPPASLKKDDKATA, from the coding sequence ATGCAGATTTCGGTAAATGAGTTCCTGACACCCCGCCACATTGATGTGCAGGTTGTCAGTCCAACCCGCGCCAAGATCACTCTCGAGCCTCTCGAGCGTGGTTTTGGCCACACCCTGGGCAACGCGCTGCGCCGCATCCTGTTGTCCTCAATGCCCGGCTGTGCAGTAGTCGAGGCCGAGATTGACGGTGTGCTCCACGAGTACAGCGCCATCGAAGGTGTACAGGAAGACGTAATTGAAATCCTGTTGAACCTTAAAGGTCTGGCTATCAAGCTGCACGGCCGTGACGAAGTTACGCTGACCTTGTCGAAGAAGGGTTCGGGGGTGGTTACCGCTGCCGATATTCAGCTGGATCATGATGTCGAGATCGTTAACCCCGATCACGTAATCGCTAACCTGGCGTCTAACGGCGCCCTGAACATGAAGCTCACCGTAGCTCGTGGTCGTGGTTATGAACCGGCCGACTCGCGTCAGAGCGATGAAGACGAAAGCCGCAGCATTGGTCGCTTGCAGCTTGACTCTTCGTTCAGCCCGGTTCGCCGTATCGCATACGTGGTGGAAAACGCCCGTGTCGAACAGCGTACTAACCTGGACAAGCTGGTTATTGATCTGGAAACCAACGGTACTCTGGATCCTGAAGAGGCTATCCGCCGCGCTGCAACCATTCTGCAACAGCAGTTGGCTGCGTTCGTCGACCTCAAAGGTGACAGCGAACCAGTGGTAATCGAGCAGGAAGACGAGATCGATCCGATCCTGCTTCGCCCGGTTGACGATCTGGAACTGACTGTACGTTCGGCTAACTGCCTTAAGGCGGAAAACATTTACTACATCGGCGACCTGATTCAGCGTACCGAAGTAGAACTGTTGAAGACTCCGAACCTGGGCAAGAAATCCTTGACTGAAATCAAGGACGTTCTGGCCTCCCGCGGTCTGTCCCTCGGCATGCGCCTCGACAACTGGCCGCCTGCAAGTCTTAAGAAGGACGACAAGGCGACTGCCTGA
- the rplQ gene encoding 50S ribosomal protein L17, with translation MRHRKSGRHLSRTSSHRKAMFQNMAVSLFEHELIKTTLPKAKELRRVAEPLITLAKTDSLANRRLAFDRTRSKAIVGKLFNDLGKRYATREGGYLRILKCGFRAGDNAPMAYVELVDRATAGEAVSAE, from the coding sequence ATGCGTCATCGTAAAAGTGGTCGTCACCTGAGCCGTACCAGCTCGCACCGCAAGGCCATGTTCCAAAACATGGCGGTGTCGCTGTTCGAGCACGAGCTGATCAAAACTACACTGCCGAAAGCTAAAGAACTGCGTCGCGTTGCTGAGCCGCTGATCACTTTGGCCAAGACAGACAGCCTGGCTAACCGCCGTCTGGCTTTCGACCGTACTCGTTCGAAAGCTATCGTTGGTAAGCTCTTCAACGACCTGGGCAAGCGTTACGCTACCCGTGAGGGTGGCTACCTGCGCATCCTCAAGTGCGGTTTCCGCGCTGGCGACAACGCGCCTATGGCGTACGTCGAGTTGGTTGATCGTGCTACTGCCGGCGAAGCTGTAAGCGCCGAGTAA
- the bfr gene encoding bacterioferritin encodes MQGHPDVIDYLNTLLTGELAARDQYFIHSRMYEDWGFTELYERINHEMEEEAQHADALMRRILMLEGTPRMRPDDLDTGTTVPEMLASDLRLEYKVRAALCKGIELCEKHNDYVTREILRVQLNDTEEDHTYWLEKQLGLIKLVGLENYLQSQF; translated from the coding sequence ATGCAAGGTCACCCCGACGTAATCGATTACCTCAACACGTTGCTGACGGGCGAACTGGCAGCTCGTGACCAATATTTCATCCATTCGCGCATGTACGAAGACTGGGGCTTTACCGAGCTCTACGAGCGTATCAATCACGAAATGGAAGAAGAGGCACAGCACGCCGACGCACTGATGCGCCGTATCCTGATGCTCGAAGGCACGCCACGTATGCGTCCTGACGACCTGGACACCGGCACTACGGTGCCTGAAATGCTCGCCAGCGACTTGCGGTTGGAATACAAGGTCCGTGCTGCGCTCTGCAAGGGCATCGAGCTGTGTGAGAAGCACAATGACTATGTCACCCGCGAGATCCTGCGTGTGCAGTTGAACGACACTGAAGAAGATCACACCTACTGGCTGGAAAAGCAGCTAGGCCTGATCAAGCTGGTGGGTCTGGAGAATTACCTGCAATCGCAGTTCTGA
- the ssb gene encoding single-stranded DNA-binding protein, with translation MARGVNKVILVGTCGQDPEVRYLPNGNAVTNLSLATSEQWTDKQTGQKVEKTEWHRVSMFGKVAEIAGEYLRKGSQVYIEGKLQTREWEKDGIKRYTTEIVVDMQGTMQLLGGRPQGDQQGQGGMSNSAPRPQQSRPQPSQQPQRESRPAPQQAAPQPAPDFDSFDDDIPF, from the coding sequence ATGGCCCGTGGGGTTAACAAAGTCATATTGGTCGGTACATGCGGCCAGGATCCCGAAGTTCGCTACTTGCCTAACGGTAACGCCGTGACCAACCTGAGTCTGGCGACCAGCGAGCAGTGGACCGACAAGCAGACTGGCCAGAAGGTCGAGAAAACCGAATGGCACCGTGTGTCGATGTTCGGCAAGGTTGCAGAGATCGCCGGTGAGTACCTGCGCAAAGGTTCGCAGGTGTACATCGAAGGCAAGCTGCAAACCCGCGAGTGGGAAAAAGACGGCATCAAGCGTTACACCACCGAAATCGTGGTCGACATGCAAGGCACCATGCAACTGCTGGGCGGCCGTCCACAGGGCGACCAACAAGGCCAGGGCGGCATGTCCAACTCGGCGCCGCGTCCACAGCAGTCCCGCCCACAGCCAAGCCAGCAGCCACAGCGTGAGTCGCGTCCAGCGCCACAACAGGCCGCTCCGCAGCCGGCTCCGGATTTCGACAGCTTTGATGACGATATCCCGTTCTAA
- a CDS encoding cysteine hydrolase, protein MAKQALILIDIQNDYFPQGKWPLDGVEAAADKAAKVLQAFRQTGDAVIHVRHEFTTDDAPFFTPGSTGAHLHSKVLNEGSEPVVLKHFVNAFRETNLRALLEQRSITELVVVGSMSHMCIDGVVRAAADLGYKVTVIHDACATRDLEFNGQVIPAAQVHGAYMASLAFGYAGVVSADEYLKAQAAAA, encoded by the coding sequence ATGGCCAAGCAAGCGCTCATCCTAATCGATATCCAGAACGACTACTTCCCCCAGGGCAAGTGGCCACTCGACGGCGTGGAAGCCGCAGCCGACAAGGCTGCCAAGGTGCTGCAAGCGTTTCGCCAGACCGGGGATGCGGTCATTCATGTGCGCCACGAATTTACGACCGACGATGCGCCGTTCTTCACCCCAGGCTCCACAGGTGCGCATCTGCACAGCAAGGTGTTGAACGAGGGCAGCGAGCCAGTGGTACTTAAACACTTCGTGAATGCGTTTCGCGAAACCAACCTGCGTGCCCTGCTGGAACAACGCAGCATCACCGAACTGGTGGTGGTCGGCAGCATGAGCCACATGTGTATCGATGGCGTGGTGCGGGCGGCGGCGGATCTGGGCTACAAGGTCACGGTGATCCATGACGCGTGCGCCACTCGGGATCTGGAGTTCAACGGGCAGGTGATTCCAGCGGCGCAGGTACACGGGGCGTATATGGCATCGCTGGCATTCGGGTATGCGGGCGTGGTGTCGGCGGACGAATACTTGAAGGCACAAGCGGCGGCGGCATGA